A stretch of DNA from Paenibacillus sp. FSL W8-0186:
CTATTGCAAAATTCGTTTATTTCTAACGGTTGCCACAAACGTTAATCGATGGAATTCGAGCTATTAGTAATCCTAACGGTTGTAATCCACGTTATTCATGCCAAAATCGTCACAACAGTAACAATAGGTTAGAATAGCCGTATATACAACCGTTAGATTCTCAAACAGGGAATAATCCGCGAAATAACCAAGATAACAACCGTTAGATCACTTTTATCCCTCGAGAGTAAAGGGTCGTTAAAGGGAGGGGGGCAACGAATCAAGTGCCAACTGAAATCAAAGAGAAGATCGCGAAAAAAATCCTTAGCGAAGCGAAGGGTTACCTGGATATCGGATTTACTCATTCCTTAAACCCATATAGCGGCTGTGCATTTGCGTGTAAATATTGTTATGTCCGAGAAATGCCGATTCAAAAATTTAAGGAGATGCCTTGGGGAGAATGGGTGGACATCAAAACAAACGCCGCTGAAAATTACCGGAATGAAATTCTCAAACTTCGCCGCAACAACAAACCGGTAAATATTTTTATGTCATCGGCAACAGACCCGTACCAGCCGGTCGAAGCCAATGCAGCCTTGACCCGGCGGCTCTTGGAGGAAATGATTGACAATCCGCCGGATTTGCTCCAAATTCAAACGCGCAGCCCTTTGATTACAAGGGATATGGATTTGCTGATCGTATTAAAGGAACGATGTGAAGTTCTCGTATCGATGACGGTTGAAACAGACCGTGAAGATGTGAAGCGAATTTTTGCCCCGTATGCTCCCGGAATCAAATTGCGGCTCAAGGCGTTAAGGGAATTGCATGATGCGGGCATTTTTACCCAGGCTGCACTTTCTCCGGTTCTGCCATTTACACCTGATTTTCCAGACGTACTGAAAGGAATTGTGGACCGAATCTGGATCGATACGTTAATGATCGGAGACGGCCTTATGGGCAGGCGTTCAGAAAGATTGGGCATGCCTCAATTATTTGAGACACATGATCTGTCCAAGTGGTATCAAAAGGATATTCACCTGCGGGTTGAAAAGTATTTTAAAGCGTCTTTTCCTGGCGAAATGATCCGCATTTCCAAGGACGAAGCTTTCCCCATCATAAAACATGAACCTGTTTGACTATTCAAAATAAGATAGATAGAATAATGAATTAACATGTTTAAATGAGGGTACGACGCCTAAAGACGGGAAAGATGAGGTGAATGGAGCAAGCATGAGCAGCCGCAGTAAAAGCGATCTCATAGACAGCTGGATGTCCATAACAAATCTCCAGACACAGATCAATAACAGCATTGAAGCAGAACTGCAAGCTAAGCATGACCTTTCACTAAAAGAGTTTTTTGTTCTATATCTCCTAGCGCAAACAGAGGATAAAAAGCTGCGTTTGCAGGAGCTTCAGGAGTGGGTTGGCCTTAGTCAAAGCGCCATATCACGGCTAGTTGGAAGATTAGAGGCCAAAAATTGCCGTACACTGCAAAGAGATGTATGTGAAAATGACCGCAGGGGAATATACACTTGTCTCACTCCGTCTGGAGAAGTGAAGTTTCAGGAATCGCTAGCTACGGTTGAGACTTTATTGCGAGATAATCTCTCCAAGGAACAGTTATTACAGGAATTGAGTTCAATTGCTACGACTGTAAAACATCGTTATGATTCTTGAAAACCTCAGACACGTTCTGAAGGTTTTTTCTTTATGCGAAACGTATTTGATGAAGTTGACAAAGAAATTTATCCGTGCTAATTTATATGCGTGCGCATGCATTTAAATAGGATGATAAGGAGTGGTTTTCGTGAACCATTTGTTTAGCCCATATCAATTTAAAGGTTTGGAATTAAAAAATCGTGTCGTCATGCCGCCGATGTGTCAATATTCCGTCGAGAATAAAGATGGCATCGCTACCGACTGGCACTATCTGCATTATGTTAGCCGGGCCATTGGTGGTGCCGGGTTTATTATCATAGAAATGACCGATGTGGAACCCGATGGCCGTATTAGCGATTATGATTTAGGATTATGGTCTGATGAGCAAATTCCAGCGCTGGCGAGAATCGTAGAGGCATGCCATAAATACGGCGCCAAAGTTGGCATCCAAATTGCACATGCTGGGAGAAAAGCGGAGGATGCGGCAGAGCCGGTGGCACCTTCAGCGATTCCGTTTGACAAGGACTGGAAGACTCCGCGAGCACTGACTACATCAGAAGTTAAAGATATGGTAGAGAAATTCCGTCAAGCTGTACAACGTGCAGTTAAAGCTGGATTTGATGCGATTGAGATTCATGGTGCCCATGGGTATTTAATTCATCAATTCCATTCCCCGTTAACCAATCAGCGAGATGATGAATATGGAAAGGATCTTACGAAGTTTGGCCGGGAGATTATAGAAGCGGCTAAAGCTGAGATGCCCGATAACATGCCTTTAATTATGCGTATTTCAGCTAAAGAGTATGTTGATGGCGGCTACGGTATCAACGAAAGTATTCAATTTGCTAAGCAATTTCAAGAGGCTGGAGTAGATATGTTTCATATTTCCTCTGGCGGAGAAGGCCCGATTGGCGATTCCGGTAAACCAGGCACACATGCGGCTTACCAGGTCCCCTTGGCTAGAGAAATTAAGGCTTCATTGGATATCCCGGTAATCGCTGTCGGCAGACTGGAAGATCCCATCCTGGCCAATGCCGTTATAGGCAATGAGGACGCGGATCTTGTTGCGATCGGAAGAGGAATGTTACGGAACCCCTATTGGACGCTTGAAGCAGCAGCAGCTCTAAAGCAGGAAATTACTGTTCCTAAACAGTACACTACAGGATTTTAATCGTTTCCAGTAATGCTTATTTATAAATGAGAAAATTTTTGATACCATGGTAGTCAATCAAACGCAACGTATTGAACGGAATTTGAGGAGGAAATAGGATGAGTTCGATTAAACACATGGTTACATTCTCATTGCATTCTGGTAAAAATAATCCGGAGACAGAGGCTTTTTTGCAGATAAGCAGAGAAGAACTAGCAGCAATCCCTGGCGTTGAACAATTCGAGGTGTTTCGTCAGGTGAGCGCCAAGAACGAATTTGATTACGGATTCTCCATGGTATTTGCAGATCAGAGTGCTTACGACGCTTACAATAACCATCCGGTACATATTAAATATGTTGAGGAGCGTTGGAATACCAAAGTGAGCCGTTTTCAGGAGATTGATTTGGTTGTCCATCAATAAATATATATTCAGAAGGCAGCTAAAACAGCTGCCTTTTAGACTTTCATATTGGAGGATTCCTATATGCAGCTAACTTTAGCCAAAATCGAGACTAAGCAGGAAATAGCCTCCTTGGCGGAACTGGCCTCAGACATTTGGCACGAATATTTTGTTGGGATGATTTCCAATGAACAAATCGATTATATGGTGGAGAAATTTCAATCCTATCCGGCGTTGACCGATCAAATCGCTAACCAGGGATATGAGTATTATTTTATGACCGTCCATGGCCAGCCCATTGGCTATGTGGGCATCAAACAGGAAGAGAGCAAGCTGTTTCTCAGCAAGTTTTATTTGCAGCAAGAGCATCGTGGCAAAGGATACGGCAGCCAGGCAATGGAGCTGCTGACGGATATTTGCCGAAGCCGGAATTTAGGCGCCATCTGGCTTACGGTCAACCGTCACAATGCTTCTACGATCTCGGTATATGAGAAAAAAGGCTTTAAAACAATCCGCACGCAAGTGGCGGATATCGGAAACGGCTTTGTGATGGACGATTACGTCATGGAAAAAGAGCTGAATTGAGCATGAAGAGGCAAGCGGTTGTCACGGGATGGATCCCGGTGAACAGCCGCTTTTTTTAATGTCAATGCTGTACAGGAAGAATCTTCTTGTCTATTTTTCCATTAAATCTTGGTAAGGTAGAGGATAGCCATTGATATGAGGTGATGAGTTGTATGAATAAGAAACACTGTTTGTTCTGCGATGAGATAGTCCCTACGAAAGCGGAAGGGGACTACGATGTATATTTAGGCTGTTCCTGTTCGCCCGGCGGGTTCTACAGCTTGCTGAGAGACAGCTACGAAACGATTCATTCGCTGCCATACCATAAGAAGCGCGACATGTTTCATCTCGTCTCCGCTTATATCCGGGAGCACACGGATCGCGAGGAGAAGGTCACTCTATCAGAAGGCGATTTAGAAGCGATCGTCCATTCTCCGAACCTTCCTGTGACCATTGAAGATAAAGGCAACCGTCTGCTGCAATATTTATACAGACATTCCGAAGGCCCAGGAGAACCGGTTGTTATTCAACCGCTCTCCAGCAGTTATAACCTGACGTATTCTCCCAATCTGCAGGAGCTGGTATATATTATTGATAAGCTGAGGGGCGAGCAGCTGCTTATCCGGGAGGGAATGGCTTTCCAACTAACGGAAAAAGGATGGAGCGAGGCTGCGGCAACCGCTGGTGGAAAAAAATTAAAGCCATGCTCCGTGCTTATCGCGGATGGAGAGGACTTCCGAACGGAATGGCTGCAAATGCTGCTGCCTACAATAGAACAGTACGGTTATCTGCCGCGCTTGCTTGCGCCTGCGGCAACAGAGAACGCTAAAGTGTATTCTTTAGAGCAAATTACGGACAGTAAGCTAGTTATTGCGGATTTAACCGGACAATCCCCTGGGGTGTATTTTGCGGCGGGATATGCGCTAGGTTTGAACATCCCCGTGATCTGGACCGTGAAAAGCAGCGAAGCCGAAATGCTGCCTGTGAGATTCAATGAGATCCGCCCCATCGTTTGGGATACGGCCGAAGAGCTGGCAGCATTTCTTCAACAGAGATTGGGTTGATAGCGCAGTGAGACATGTTTCTCATCAACGTAAAACTTTTCTGATCCACTTCAGGTTATCCCGGTAAGGCGGAAATAAGATCTTCATGTCAAACTTTGTGTTCTTTTTCATGATGCTTTTCGTATGGGAGAACAGGTCAAAGCTGTATTTACCATGATAAGCGCCAATGCCTGCCTCCCCGACTCCTCCAAACGGGAGGTTTGGATTAGCCACATGCGTGATGGTGTCATTGATACAGCCGCCCCCAAAGGAGATGCGGGTAAGCACTTCATTTTCGACACTTTGATCTTTCGTAAATAAATAGAGGCCAAGCGGCTTGGGACGGGAAATAACCATCTGGATCGCTTCGTCTAATTGTTCATAGCCCATTATGGGGAGTATCGGGCCAAAGATTTCATCTTGCATCGCCGCATCGGACCAGGAAACGGCATCAAGCAGGGTAGGCTCGATATAAAGGTCTTCTCGGCATGTTTGGCCGCCGAACAGCACATTCGCTTGATCCTTTTCCAATATCGCGGCTAATCGATCGAACTGCCGTTCGTTGACGATGCGGCCGTAATCGCTGCTTTGCCGTGCATCCGTGCCGTAAAAGGATGTGATGGCCATTTTCATCTTTTCGATTAATTCTGCTTTAATATCCGTGTGGGCGAGTACATAATCCGGAGCAATGCAGGTCTGGCCTGTGTTGATCAACTTGCCCCACATGATTCTCTTGGCTGCTGAATCGATATCCGCTGTACGATCTACAAGGACAGGGCTTTTGCCGCCAAGCTCGAGCGTGACGGGGACGAGATTTTTAGCAGCGGCCTCCATGACGATTCTGCCCACAGGTACGCTTCCGGTAAAAAAGATATAGTCAAATGGAGCGTGTATTAGGACCGAGGTTGTTTCTCGTTCACCCTCAATTACGCGAATATAGTCTTCATCGAAAGTTTCCTGTATCAACGTCTTGACGGCGGCAGCCACGGCAGGGGTATTCTCGGAGGGCTTTAAGACGGCGCAATTTCCTGCGGCAATCGCTCCGATCAGCGGTTCGATCAGCAATTGAAACGGATAATTGAAGGGCCCGATAATCAAGACGGTTCCGTAGGGTTCCTTATACAGGTAGCCGCGGGAGCCTATATGATAGAAGGGCGTTTTGACTTTCTGCGGCTTTGCCCATTGGCGCAAGTGTTTCATAGTATAACGGATGCTGTTCAGGGTATAGCCAATCTCCGTCGTGTAGGCTTCGAATTCGTTTTTTCGCAGGTCCCTATATAAGGCCGAAAGCAAATTCTGCTCATGGCGCCGGATCGCATCGGACAACTTCTTTAGCTGCTCCAGACGGAATTGAACACTTCGCGTTTGACCGTGGTTGAAAAATCGGCGATGTTCTTGCAGAAATTGATCGGCCTGATTTGATGTTAAATAGTCCATTTTCTTCCTCCCCATAAGGCAAATTTATAAACAATCTCTTTCTAATGTGACCAATAATTCTCTTAACAGCGGCACGGATTCCTCCAGAGACAGGGAATAATACTGCTGTGTGCCCTGCAGGATATCTTGATGATGCGCATCGCTTAAAAGAACAGGAAGGCATTCCTGAAAGATATTCAGAGCTTCTTTTCCCATGTCATGTGTGACCTCACTTAATATGATGAAATGTTTAAACATTTCAACGTATTATTACAATTGATGTTACTACATCAACTGGTGGGAAGCAAGGAACAACGATAGCCGCATCCTAGATATTAACATAATTCCTTTATTTAACCGATAATAGATGAGTTCAGTTAATGCATGGGGAGGAAGAGAGAAATTATGGAATCAATAAAACTAAAGACGTGGATAGCTGTCATGGCAATGATAATATTGCTAACGGCTTGTACGTCAGTTGAAAAAGAGAAATCAGGGGAGGCAGCGGCGGCTAGACCTGAGTTTACGCTCTTTGACAAGCAAACGAAAATTGTCATGAGCGAAGATGAAACGGTGCAAATTACTGTTCCTGAAAATTGGATAACGAGAGAAGTCCCGCTGAACTGGAACAATCGCCTTGTCGTACATAATGATCAAGCTTCAATGATAATAAATATTATTCAGGAGCATCATGAAGATGTAAATGAAGATATGGATTTGGATAAATGGGCAGAGGAATTCTATGCGGAAATAGGACAAGTTACTATCTTGGAAGAGCGTGTGCCGCAGATCGATGGCGTAGCGGCTAGAGAGAAATTTATTAAGTTTGTACAGAACAATACGAATCAATTTTGGATGCATACATTTCTAGAAAAGGATGGTGCATTCTATCTGATCTCAACAGCTATTTCTGAATCATCATATTCCTCGAATAAAGAGGAACTACAGAAGATGACAGAGACTTTTAAAGTGCTTAAGCCAGCAGAGAAGGAAGTATTTGACTCCAGCAACAGTCAAACGATGTTTAATGATGATCAATCATTACAAATCACAGTACCCTTAAATTGGAGGGAGGCTAGAACTGATATTAACGAAATTGGTGAATTCATCTTAAAAAATGACCGGAAAGCGGAATTTTTACTTATGCGGGAGTTCGCCTCAGGAAAAACAGAGGAGATAACGGTTCAAGAAGTCGTAGATGGGAGATTCGAGAGTTATAAACAATTCTACCAGGGCGAAATCATTGGCAGCAGGGAGCTTCTAATAGATGGACGACCTGCTTATCAACTGGAAGGCAGATGTGAATATAAGGGGGAGAAGCATGGTTTACTAATCACGGCACTGCAAAAAGATGATGCCTATTATGTTATGATGATTTCCAGCCCTATTGAGGATTTTCTTGTATACGAAAGAGAGTATAAACGGGTTTTAGAGTCCTTCCATGTATTGAAAAAGGTGGAAGAGCAAAATAAATCTCATGGAATGGAAAATGAACAGCCTAAAGTATTTGATAATAAACTGGCTTC
This window harbors:
- a CDS encoding radical SAM protein; the protein is MPTEIKEKIAKKILSEAKGYLDIGFTHSLNPYSGCAFACKYCYVREMPIQKFKEMPWGEWVDIKTNAAENYRNEILKLRRNNKPVNIFMSSATDPYQPVEANAALTRRLLEEMIDNPPDLLQIQTRSPLITRDMDLLIVLKERCEVLVSMTVETDREDVKRIFAPYAPGIKLRLKALRELHDAGIFTQAALSPVLPFTPDFPDVLKGIVDRIWIDTLMIGDGLMGRRSERLGMPQLFETHDLSKWYQKDIHLRVEKYFKASFPGEMIRISKDEAFPIIKHEPV
- a CDS encoding MarR family transcriptional regulator → MSSRSKSDLIDSWMSITNLQTQINNSIEAELQAKHDLSLKEFFVLYLLAQTEDKKLRLQELQEWVGLSQSAISRLVGRLEAKNCRTLQRDVCENDRRGIYTCLTPSGEVKFQESLATVETLLRDNLSKEQLLQELSSIATTVKHRYDS
- a CDS encoding NADH:flavin oxidoreductase/NADH oxidase, whose translation is MNHLFSPYQFKGLELKNRVVMPPMCQYSVENKDGIATDWHYLHYVSRAIGGAGFIIIEMTDVEPDGRISDYDLGLWSDEQIPALARIVEACHKYGAKVGIQIAHAGRKAEDAAEPVAPSAIPFDKDWKTPRALTTSEVKDMVEKFRQAVQRAVKAGFDAIEIHGAHGYLIHQFHSPLTNQRDDEYGKDLTKFGREIIEAAKAEMPDNMPLIMRISAKEYVDGGYGINESIQFAKQFQEAGVDMFHISSGGEGPIGDSGKPGTHAAYQVPLAREIKASLDIPVIAVGRLEDPILANAVIGNEDADLVAIGRGMLRNPYWTLEAAAALKQEITVPKQYTTGF
- a CDS encoding Dabb family protein; the encoded protein is MSSIKHMVTFSLHSGKNNPETEAFLQISREELAAIPGVEQFEVFRQVSAKNEFDYGFSMVFADQSAYDAYNNHPVHIKYVEERWNTKVSRFQEIDLVVHQ
- a CDS encoding GNAT family N-acetyltransferase, whose product is MQLTLAKIETKQEIASLAELASDIWHEYFVGMISNEQIDYMVEKFQSYPALTDQIANQGYEYYFMTVHGQPIGYVGIKQEESKLFLSKFYLQQEHRGKGYGSQAMELLTDICRSRNLGAIWLTVNRHNASTISVYEKKGFKTIRTQVADIGNGFVMDDYVMEKELN
- a CDS encoding aldehyde dehydrogenase, which codes for MDYLTSNQADQFLQEHRRFFNHGQTRSVQFRLEQLKKLSDAIRRHEQNLLSALYRDLRKNEFEAYTTEIGYTLNSIRYTMKHLRQWAKPQKVKTPFYHIGSRGYLYKEPYGTVLIIGPFNYPFQLLIEPLIGAIAAGNCAVLKPSENTPAVAAAVKTLIQETFDEDYIRVIEGERETTSVLIHAPFDYIFFTGSVPVGRIVMEAAAKNLVPVTLELGGKSPVLVDRTADIDSAAKRIMWGKLINTGQTCIAPDYVLAHTDIKAELIEKMKMAITSFYGTDARQSSDYGRIVNERQFDRLAAILEKDQANVLFGGQTCREDLYIEPTLLDAVSWSDAAMQDEIFGPILPIMGYEQLDEAIQMVISRPKPLGLYLFTKDQSVENEVLTRISFGGGCINDTITHVANPNLPFGGVGEAGIGAYHGKYSFDLFSHTKSIMKKNTKFDMKILFPPYRDNLKWIRKVLR